The Syntrophales bacterium genome contains a region encoding:
- the radC gene encoding DNA repair protein RadC produces the protein MEKKEKAKYPVSIRNWSEDDRPREKLLKYGEHTLSNAELLAILIRTGTPGRSAVDIGRELLHKYKSLRAMSGIDASEFKEILGLKDAKIAQIKAAIELGRRMLSEEKALEGSIKKSSDVANFLMPLMRDLKKERFMLLLLDRRNAISDVIDIDHGTVDRANPYIRDILQSAIKYNAPSIIVAHNHPSGSATPSKDDKAFTKSLMMAAKATGISFFDHIIIGDNRYFSFADEGLIEEYEMKAIREL, from the coding sequence ATGGAAAAGAAAGAAAAAGCAAAATATCCTGTTTCAATCCGTAACTGGTCGGAAGATGACCGGCCTCGGGAAAAATTGCTGAAGTACGGAGAACATACCTTAAGCAATGCGGAGCTTCTTGCAATTTTAATCAGAACAGGAACACCCGGCAGAAGCGCCGTTGACATTGGAAGAGAACTGCTTCACAAATACAAATCGCTCCGCGCCATGAGCGGCATCGATGCTTCTGAATTTAAAGAGATTCTTGGTCTGAAAGATGCGAAAATTGCACAAATCAAAGCCGCCATCGAATTGGGCAGACGAATGTTAAGCGAAGAAAAAGCGCTCGAGGGCTCGATTAAAAAATCATCTGATGTTGCGAACTTCCTGATGCCCCTCATGAGGGATCTGAAAAAAGAACGGTTTATGCTGCTGCTTCTCGACAGGCGAAACGCAATATCAGATGTTATTGATATCGATCACGGAACAGTTGACAGGGCAAATCCCTATATTCGTGATATCTTGCAGAGCGCGATTAAATATAACGCTCCTTCCATCATTGTCGCCCACAATCACCCCTCCGGTTCGGCAACTCCCAGTAAAGATGACAAAGCGTTTACAAAAAGCCTGATGATGGCAGCGAAGGCGACCGGCATCAGTTTCTTTGACCATATTATTATCGGAGACAACCGCTACTTCAGCTTTGCCGATGAAGGACTGATTGAGGAATATGAAATGAAGGCGATTAGAGAGTTATAG
- a CDS encoding helix-turn-helix transcriptional regulator codes for MKLKTNFDRYLEEQLKDPDFVRRYQKAGEAWDVALQLAALRKKAGLSQKELAQRVGTSQQQISRLESTSYEGHSLSMLRRVAEVLGAKVHIDIQLPERPKQTTVAEDKATYGNSD; via the coding sequence ATGAAACTAAAAACTAATTTTGACAGATACCTTGAAGAACAGTTGAAAGACCCTGATTTTGTCAGACGCTACCAAAAGGCCGGTGAGGCTTGGGACGTAGCTCTGCAGTTAGCTGCCTTGCGTAAAAAGGCGGGTTTATCTCAGAAGGAACTAGCCCAAAGGGTGGGAACATCTCAACAGCAGATCAGCCGTCTTGAATCAACATCGTATGAGGGCCACTCCTTGAGCATGTTGCGCAGGGTTGCTGAGGTTCTGGGGGCAAAGGTTCATATAGATATTCAACTGCCTGAGCGTCCAAAACAAACAACGGTTGCTGAAGACAAGGCAACTTACGGGAATAGCGATTAA
- a CDS encoding PDDEXK nuclease domain-containing protein, with translation MKKETGKQITKEYNKSISGDLIGDIRSLTETARHNVAIAVNASLTILYWQIGSRIRQDILKEKRAGYGEAILPTLSAKLVPEFGNGFGIRNLSRMIRFAEVFPERKIVSTLSIQLSWSHFLEIITLKDDLQRDFYAEMCRIEHWSVRTLRKKIDGMLYERTAISKKPEKLIEKDLAALREEDRLTPDLVFRDPYFLDFLGLKDTYSEKDLETAILREMESFILELGAGFSFVARQKRITVDNEDYYLDLLFFHRKLKRLIAIELKLSKFRPAYKGQMELYLRWLEKYGKEPGEETPLGLILCAGKTSEQIELLQLDKSGIKVAEYMTELPKRELLEQKLHKAVELARKRLEAKPV, from the coding sequence ATGAAAAAGGAAACGGGAAAGCAGATTACAAAAGAATACAACAAGTCCATTTCAGGCGATCTTATCGGTGATATCCGTTCGCTCACTGAAACTGCCAGGCATAATGTTGCCATTGCGGTTAACGCCAGCTTGACTATTCTTTACTGGCAGATCGGCAGCCGTATCCGCCAGGATATTTTGAAGGAAAAGCGGGCGGGATATGGTGAAGCAATTTTGCCGACACTGTCGGCAAAATTAGTTCCAGAATTCGGCAATGGATTTGGCATCAGGAATCTATCAAGGATGATTCGATTTGCTGAAGTTTTTCCTGAAAGGAAGATTGTCTCGACACTGTCGATACAATTGAGCTGGAGCCATTTTCTTGAAATAATTACTCTTAAAGACGATCTCCAACGTGATTTCTACGCCGAGATGTGCCGGATAGAACACTGGAGTGTTCGGACATTGCGGAAAAAAATTGATGGCATGCTTTATGAGCGCACTGCCATATCAAAGAAGCCTGAAAAACTAATCGAGAAAGATCTTGCCGCCTTGCGGGAGGAGGACAGGTTAACACCGGACCTGGTTTTCAGGGATCCATATTTTCTCGACTTTCTGGGCTTGAAAGATACTTACAGTGAAAAAGATCTTGAAACGGCCATCCTGCGGGAAATGGAGAGCTTTATCCTGGAGCTTGGGGCCGGTTTTTCGTTTGTTGCCCGCCAAAAGAGGATCACAGTCGATAATGAGGATTATTATCTTGATCTGCTCTTTTTTCACCGCAAACTCAAACGGCTTATTGCCATTGAATTAAAACTCAGTAAATTCAGGCCGGCTTACAAAGGCCAGATGGAACTCTATCTGCGCTGGCTGGAAAAATATGGAAAGGAACCCGGCGAAGAAACACCCCTGGGATTAATCCTCTGCGCCGGAAAAACAAGCGAGCAGATAGAGCTGTTGCAACTGGATAAGAGCGGCATCAAGGTAGCTGAATACATGACCGAACTGCCGAAGCGCGAACTGCTGGAGCAGAAACTTCATAAAGCGGTTGAGCTGGCGCGGAAACGGCTGGAGGCAAAACCTGTGTAA
- a CDS encoding PDDEXK nuclease domain-containing protein, translated as MSKLSKQLPADYAVLLAEVKERIRSAQYEALRAVNKELVALYWDIGKLIAERQTNADHGAAIAEQLAADLRQEFPGVSGYSRRNVFYMREFYLAYCDLPKVQPLVAQIGWTHNLVILQRCKDPLEREFYIRMTRKFGWSKNVLIHQIENQSYEKSLLGQTNFDKTLTPGQRAQAKLAVKDEYTFDFLEMGEEHSERELERALIARIENFLRAMGGLFAFVGSQFRLAVDDKEYFIDLLLYHRRLKCLVAIELKIGEFQPEFVGKMQFYLAALDRQVREEGENPSIGIILCKEKNRTVVEYALHDARKPIGVATYRIVKRLPKELKGQLPSPAEIAKLLEGVE; from the coding sequence ATGAGCAAACTTTCGAAGCAATTACCTGCCGATTACGCCGTGCTTCTGGCAGAAGTGAAGGAGCGTATCCGTTCAGCCCAGTACGAGGCCCTCAGAGCGGTCAACAAGGAACTGGTCGCGCTCTACTGGGATATTGGCAAGCTGATTGCCGAGCGGCAGACCAACGCCGACCATGGCGCTGCTATCGCCGAGCAGCTTGCCGCAGACCTGCGACAGGAGTTTCCCGGCGTCAGCGGCTATTCCCGCAGAAATGTATTCTACATGCGGGAATTTTACCTCGCATACTGCGATCTGCCAAAAGTGCAACCCCTGGTTGCACAAATCGGTTGGACCCATAACCTGGTTATCCTCCAACGCTGCAAAGACCCTCTGGAGCGTGAATTCTACATCCGCATGACCCGGAAATTCGGCTGGTCGAAAAATGTATTGATTCATCAGATCGAGAACCAGAGTTATGAGAAGTCTCTCCTTGGCCAGACCAATTTCGATAAAACGCTGACGCCCGGCCAGCGCGCACAGGCGAAACTTGCCGTGAAAGATGAATACACCTTCGACTTTCTAGAGATGGGCGAAGAGCATTCCGAACGCGAGCTGGAACGCGCCCTCATCGCACGAATTGAGAACTTTCTTCGCGCTATGGGCGGTTTGTTTGCGTTTGTCGGTAGCCAGTTTCGTCTTGCTGTGGATGATAAGGAATACTTCATTGATCTGCTGCTCTACCACCGCCGCCTCAAATGCCTTGTCGCCATCGAACTCAAGATTGGCGAGTTTCAACCGGAGTTCGTGGGCAAGATGCAGTTCTATCTGGCCGCTTTGGACCGGCAGGTGCGCGAGGAGGGTGAAAATCCCTCCATCGGTATAATCCTTTGCAAGGAGAAGAACCGCACGGTTGTCGAATATGCCCTGCACGATGCCCGCAAGCCCATCGGCGTGGCGACCTATCGCATAGTCAAGCGCTTGCCCAAGGAACTCAAAGGGCAACTGCCTTCACCCGCTGAAATCGCCAAATTGTTGGAGGGCGTGGAATGA
- a CDS encoding three-Cys-motif partner protein TcmP: MKLDEIGIWSEVKLDIIKEYANAFTEIMKNKEWCKGYAYIDAFAGPGVHISKRTGELIPGSPWNALEIDNPFTEYHYIDIDKKKTGILSGLIGDRTDINIYQEDCNEILTEKILPSLSYKSYKRALCVLDPYGLHLNWKTIMTAAQQRTTEIFLNFPLMDMNRNVLHKDLLTAEPEQIERMNRFCGTDEWQEILYKEDNQMNLFGDTYRVKVVDSNAKLSNWFKKERLQKAAGFEFVPEPVLMRNSKGGPLFFLFFASHNETGKKIVTDIFNKYREKYL; this comes from the coding sequence ATGAAATTGGATGAGATAGGCATTTGGTCTGAAGTCAAGCTGGACATTATCAAAGAATATGCTAATGCCTTCACAGAAATAATGAAAAATAAAGAGTGGTGCAAAGGATATGCTTATATCGATGCCTTTGCAGGACCCGGAGTCCACATTTCAAAACGAACCGGGGAGTTGATTCCGGGTTCGCCTTGGAACGCCCTTGAGATTGACAATCCTTTTACAGAATATCATTACATTGATATTGATAAAAAGAAAACGGGAATCCTTAGCGGATTGATTGGTGACAGGACAGACATAAACATATATCAGGAAGACTGCAACGAGATATTAACAGAAAAAATTTTGCCCTCGCTTTCTTATAAAAGTTATAAGAGAGCCTTATGTGTTTTGGACCCATACGGTTTGCATCTTAATTGGAAAACAATAATGACAGCGGCCCAACAAAGAACAACTGAAATCTTTTTGAACTTTCCACTTATGGATATGAACCGGAATGTGTTGCATAAGGATCTGTTAACGGCAGAGCCAGAACAAATAGAACGAATGAACAGGTTTTGTGGAACCGATGAATGGCAGGAGATTTTATATAAAGAAGACAACCAGATGAATCTCTTTGGAGATACATACCGAGTCAAAGTTGTTGACAGCAATGCTAAGCTTAGTAATTGGTTCAAGAAGGAAAGACTACAGAAAGCTGCGGGATTCGAATTCGTTCCTGAGCCTGTGCTCATGAGGAACAGTAAGGGTGGCCCCTTATTCTTTCTGTTTTTTGCTTCGCACAATGAAACAGGCAAAAAGATTGTAACCGACATTTTCAATAAGTACAGGGAAAAATATTTGTGA